The following nucleotide sequence is from Sander vitreus isolate 19-12246 chromosome 3, sanVit1, whole genome shotgun sequence.
aatacatatgaaaatgtaaaatgtgccaGAATTTGCTGTCCCTGGACAGATCGTACAATGTCACACCTAAAATGAcaaaaggattataatagtaCATATTGGTTTAGCCCAATACAagtaaaatttgaaaaaaaaaatgacaagatcAACATATAAACAAGAACAGATTGTCATTATCAACATCAATaccagcacacacatacacacacaagctaaACGTTCAGTCCACGTAACCAACAACTTCGTAGGCATAGCACAAGTGGCACAAACAGTTAGGACTGGAAAGACAAAGTAGCAGCAAGATTTAGTGTCTACATAATGTCGTACAGTCCTGATTACCTGTTAGCCACTTCTTTAagttacatttaaaagaaaCGTATGTTTTAAAATTTCTAATGTGAGTTGGAACAAGGTTCCATTCACGAGCAGCGCTGACTGAAAAAGCTGTTTGACCGAATGCACTTTGCCTCAACGGGACAATGCAGTCACCTCTTGCTGCACTCCTTGTAGATCTGTAAGTGTTTGGTATTGTGTTTACAAACTGGCTCAATACATGAGGAGCCAGTCCATGTAGAATTTTGTACATAAGAGATCTGTATATCTAATCAAATTTTATCAAAACTTAaaagattgtatttttttaaaacatgacaATGATGATAATATATGGGTTTCCTGTGAAGTActtttaagagtttttttttatatagggaGAGTAGTGGTTTGAGAGAAGTGTTGCTTGCTTGTGACCAGGTTGTCAAACAGTAGGTGATATGGGATAAAATCATTGAGTGCATAAACATCATTGCAGCCCTTGTTGACATGCAATTTCGGACATGTCTAAAGTTTGCCAGGTTAAAAAAAGGCTAAGGctaaaaaacatacatacagtttTGGATACATTCAGTTGAAGGCACCCCCAAAATGATCATTTGTGTATCAATTACTCACCCCGTGttgcctttttctttttgaaaatttGTTTTTCTCGCATGTCGCCATGGTAAGCGAGGATTCCAAAAACTTGGAAAAGAAGATTTTTGATGAATTAAAGTTGAAGGGGTCTGCAGCAACTGCAAAGCTATATCAAACTATCCGTTGACAAAATCTCCCACAACTCGTGCAGTATATCCAAGTCTAATTCATCCAGTTTGCTGGTGTGCTCAGTTCTTCCCAAACCTAAAAACTGCTTGTGGATCACATTATTCACGAGTCCTTTCCATCACAGTTGTACAATATCTTCCCTTGGTTGATGGAAAGGCTGCCAGGTCAACAGCACATAAGGTTTGCCAAAAttgaggagctgaaagagtttaTTATGAAAAAGATCCAGGAACACCAGGACACGCTGGAacccagctcacccagagattaCGTCGACTGCTTCCTCACGAGACTCGAACAGGTACGAGAGAACTCTTTAACCAGAATAAGCGTGAACTGAAAGCCATGCATGTTTCATTTACTCTGGACATGTTACTGTAAGCATGCTTACTCATTGCACTTACTTATTCACAAATGCACATACTCCCTATAATATTCTGCAAATACTGAGCACTTTTATAGACCTGAGGTGCACAGATGATCTCCCTCCAGTGTATCTTGAATTGTGATCCTGcagtttgttttgtcattatcCGTAAAATGGCTCttgtcttgtttctttaggAAAAGCCCAATCCCACAACTGAGTTCAACTATGACAATTTGGTGTCAACAGTGTTCAATCTGTACCTGGCAGGAACTGAAACCACCAGCTCAACTCTCAGATTTGGACTTAGCGTGCTGATCAAATACCCCAAAATACAGGGTAGGTCACAGTAACACAAACTAGGGACAAATTGAACAAGTCTTGACATGACTTTTACTTCGAGtagatttctttctctcttatcTCATCTCTATTTTACACGGAGGTTGTAAGTTCACAGATATGTTTTTTGAGATACTCAGGGCACTATACTACATCTTCAACTTACACCTTGTCATTGGTTGCATGTGATTGCTGATGAACAGTCTGAACTTCCTGTACTGTGACATTCATTGTACTTCActctagagcaggggtcttcgtttttcaagccaaggaccccttaactgaaagagagacggagcagggaccccctactaaatatgttgtataaaattttgttgcataataaacttaagcctttatacctttttttgcatagaatactaagctattaaaatagcctaataattgttgccatgattttacaaatcatgtttttgttaaacaTATGTGTGGCACAATGAAttcttaggattaactgtatctgtggatggctaccttagtgactaacttacctataggccagtaagcagtggggatttatatttgcaaatattttgTTGGATTCGTGTTGAGCCTTTTTACTTTTCtaaaaaacgtacaaaaaataacaataatttggaggcccccctgcattggcTCTGaagaccccctaggggtcccggaccccctgttgaagatccctgctctagAAATTGATGTCAATGAGCAAATTCTCAGAATTGAGAtgctggaaccagcaaatgtttggcattgttATTATATAAATGGCTTAACTAATTGTTTTAGCACTAGTTAAATAACAATGTTTTCCTCATTCTAAAGAGAAGATGCAGCAGGAGATTGACACTGTCATTGAAAAGGAGCGTTTACCTTATATGGAGGACAGGAAGTCCCTACCATTTACAGATGCAGTCCTTCATGAAATTCAGCGTCTTCTGGATATTGTCCCCATGAGCATCCCTCACTACGCACTCCAGGACATCTCTTTCAGGGGTTACACAATCCCCAAGGTATTCTGGCTCCATCACAAAAAGTGCTATTGATGCAGCGTTGCAATGTTTTCAGATAATATTTAAGCTGTTACATCTGATACGATTGTCTCAACAGGCTACACTCATAATTCCCTTGTTGCACTCTGTGCTGAAAGAGGAAAAACAGTGGGAGACTCCCTGGTCCTTCAACCCCCAGCACTTCCTGGACCAGAATGACAACTTCAAGAAAAATCCTGCATTCCTGCCATTCTCTGCAGGtaaattattaataaaatatcttCAATGATTTTTCACTCACTAGGAAAATGTGGCTGAACATTGGACCTGCTTGTTAAACAGATTTTATTGTTgacatagagacagagcacatttaagtcccgcccccaccggaggggaaaacaactctccGTTCTCCATTGTCTTGTATTGCATGAAGGTGCCTCCTGGTCAAttccgtctgctagcaaacaaacagagaaatgcctAAAAGTTGCTGTTTGGTGTAAAGAACCCATCatttaagtttttataagctgtcgaacgaaaaaaaaaaaaaagcttttatgaagacaaaagtggttacttgaggaatcagcagagagcATGGGAagactgtgggatcctgacactaaCCTAACGATAAACCCGACGTTACATTtgcagcaagcattttgttgccaagtcaaatatccaaatgtcagttttaggttAACTATATGTCTGTAAACGCGTAACGTCGGACATAACGTTAGGTTTGTGTCAGTGTCAGGATCCCAAACGTTATGTCCGACGTTACGCATTTACAGACATATAGTTaacctaaaactgacatttggatatttgacttggcaacaaaatgcttgctgcaAATGTAACGTCGGGTTTATCGTTAGGttagtgtcaggatcccacagtctttccattcttcctgctgattcctcacgtctgtatccacttttgtcttcgtaaaagctcagtttttcgtGTCGGCAGATTATACAAACTTAAGTCATGGGTTATTTACCCTGTTGGTAGTGACTATTACCACACGGCAGCTTTTAGgaatttttctgttgtttgctagcagacaaaATTGACGAGGAGGCACCTTCACGCACCTAAAGAattgttttcccctccggtgGGCTTGGCTTTCCATGCTCTTTTCTGAGCTGTGACACATGAAGGCCAAACCAGTCCCTGCAAGTATTTTCCATTTACCTCAGGTACGTATTCGCATTGTCACTGGTTTGTTTGTGGTTATTCTCAGGAAAGAGATCTTGTGTTGGAGAGTCCCTCGCTCGCATGGAGATTTTCCTTTTCCTGGTGTCCCTTCTGCAGCGTTTCACCTTTTCTTGCCCTGGGGGACCTGACAGTGTAGATCTCAGTCCTGAGCACAGCAGCTTCGCCAATGTTCCTCGCAGGTACCAGATCATTGCAACGCCCCGGT
It contains:
- the LOC144515800 gene encoding cytochrome P450 2F3-like: MELSVTLILAGFIMALMWLFSLKSRKHICLPPGPLALPIIGNLLQMDKQAPFKTMLKLSESYGPVMTVYLGRQRVVVLVGYDAVKEALVDQADDFTGRAPVPLLMKATKGYGLAISNGERWRQLRRFTLTTLRDFGMGRKGMEEWIHEESKHLVARINSAKATPFDLTYFLSCSVSNVICCLVFGQRFSYDDDHFLSLLQIISDTLAFGSSPWGQLYNIFPWLMERLPGQQHIRFAKIEELKEFIMKKIQEHQDTLEPSSPRDYVDCFLTRLEQEKPNPTTEFNYDNLVSTVFNLYLAGTETTSSTLRFGLSVLIKYPKIQEKMQQEIDTVIEKERLPYMEDRKSLPFTDAVLHEIQRLLDIVPMSIPHYALQDISFRGYTIPKATLIIPLLHSVLKEEKQWETPWSFNPQHFLDQNDNFKKNPAFLPFSAGKRSCVGESLARMEIFLFLVSLLQRFTFSCPGGPDSVDLSPEHSSFANVPRRYQIIATPR